The following is a genomic window from Polaribacter atrinae.
GCATTTGCAACATCGTTTATAAGAAGTCTATTTTTAATTTAAAAACTAACCCGAAAAGAATATTTAAAAAGGGGTATTGGTATTGCTAAAATAAAACAATAAGGACTGAAAATAAAGTAAATTCTAAAGCAAAATAATTATCATCATAGCTCCAAAATTTATTGTCTGTAACCAATAAAGAACGTTTAAAAAAAAGTAAAAGTGTATGAAGAATATAATTTTAAACATATTTAGCCTTTTATTAATTGGGCTATCTGCAAACTCTCAAACAAAAGTTTATTATGTATCATTAAAAAAAGATGTAAAAATACCTGCACTTCCAATAAAGGAATACAAAGGTGAAAAGAAACAAACACTTGGAGAAAAAATAGCAGTTTATCCAGATATAGAATTTCAAGAAATTACAGGTATTGGTGGTGCGTTTAATGAAATTGGTGGACTAGCATTAATGTCATTACCGGAAGAAAGTAGAGAAAACGTTATGAGTAACCTTTTTAGTAAAGACCAAGCTCAGTTTTCATTTTGTAGAACTGCCATTGGTGCTAGTGATTTTGGTACAAATGCCTATAGTTATGCTGAGGTACCTAATGATTATGCAATGGAACATTTTTCTATCAAAAGAGAAGAAAAAAGTGTGATTCCATATATTAAACTGGCTCAAAAGTACAATCCGAATTTAAAATTATTTGCTTCTCCTTGGAGTCCTCCAGGGTGGATGAAATATTCTGGACTGATGGATCAAGGAAAAGAAAATGCAGCAGAAAACAAGTTAAAAGATGATCCTGAAATTTACAAAGCGTATGCCTCTTATTTTTCTAAATATGTATCGGCTTATAAAAAAGAAGGAATTGATGTACATAAAATTTTAATTCAGAATGAAACAGATATCAGTACCAAGTATCCTTCTTGTGTAATGCATCCAGAACAGATGTATAAATTTGTAGCTTCTTACTTGCGTCCAGAGTTTGATGATAAAAACATTAAAACTGAAATTTGGGCAGGTACTTTCCGTACTTATGGAGCTTTAGATGCCTTAGAGTTTGCAAACAAAGATGCGTTCCTTAACGCTGTAGATGGTATTGGCATACAGTATACCAACACAAAATTTATAAGTGATATGAATTTGTTGGTGAATAATAAGCCAACAATGCATACCGAAGGCGTTTGTTACAATGGAAAAAATACAGTAGAACAAGCTTTTAAAAGATTAGGAGAGGTTGCTTAGTAAATATATGCAACCAGGAGCAAAAAGGATTGCTTCTTTTTCTAAAGGAACAATTATTTCTCTAAAGAAAGACAATACCGTGTTTTTATTTGTTCAGAACAAAACGGATGTTGCAAAGAATTATCAATGTGTAGAAAAAGGAGAAACGGTTGCTATTGCTACTATTCCTGCAAATTCAGTTGCTGTAATTAGCTATGTGAGCAAGAAGCTATAATAGTATAAAGTGGTGGTTAGATAAAAGTGAATCACAAAAAAACTCCTAATTCTATTGTTAAAATAGAATTAGGAGTTTTTTTATAATGTCTAAGTGTTTATTTATAACACTTTTATTACCTCTTTAAATAATGCAATCATTTTAGGCTCTGCTTTACCAGCAACGGCAATAATTTCTGAAATATCTACAGGTTGTAAGTTTTTTGGATCACATTCATCCGTTAACACAGAAATAGCAGCGCAAGGTAAGTTTAATTGTTTGGCAACAATAACTTCTGGTACAGTACTCATGCCTACAGCATCAGTTTCTAAAATTTGTAACATTCTATATTCTGCTCTCGTTTCTAGTTGAGGTCCTAAAACACTAGTGTAAACACCTTCGTGTAATAAAATATTTTGTTCTTTGGCAATTGCACTAATTTTAGAGTTCATTTCTTTAGAATAGGGTTCTAACATATCTGCAAAAATATTACCAAAATTATTAGCGCCTTTAAAAGCTAAAGGAGAACTTCCTTGTAAATTAATATGATCGTTTATCAGCATTAAATCTCCTTTTTTATAAGTAAGGTTAATTGCTCCTGCTGCATTAGAAACTAATAAGTTTTTAATACCTAAACCGTGCATGGTTCTAATTCCGTAAGTAACTTCCCAAGCATTGTAGCCTTCGTATAAATGAAAACGGCCTGCCATTACAACCACCTTTTTTCCTAATAATTCTCCGTAAATTAATTTACCAGAATGAAACTCTACCGTTGCCACAGGGAAATTGGGAATATCTGAATACGAAATTTCTTTTTCAATTGAAATTTCATCAACTAATTTTCCTAATCCTGTACCTAAAACAATTCCTATTTCTGGATTTGTAATTCCGTTTGATTTTAAAAAATCGATGGTTTCTTGTAATTGTTGTTGCTTCATTATCTTAAAAATTGTTGAAATGCAGGATGATGCCCAATATCTTCAAACACATCTACATCATTTAATTCTGTTAACAAAAATACTTTTTTATCTTCTAAATCAGCCAAAGTATCTTTTCTAACTGAATCCGTTCCCCAGTCTTTGTTTTTGAAGATATTTTCTTGGAAAGAATTCATGCCTAAAAGATAATAACCACCATCTATTGCAGGTCCAATTACAACATCATTTTTATCTAATGCTGTAAATGCTTTTTCTATGTTTTCTGATGATAAATCGTATAAATCACTACCAATGATCATTACTTTTTCATAACCAGCATCAAATCCATTTTTAAACGCATTTAACATTCTAATACCTAAATCTTCTCCAACTTGTTGGTGTTTTTGAAAAACGTTTTCGTTCCAAATGTCGTTCTCTCTAATTTTGACGGAATAATAAACCGCTTTATCAGATGTAACTTCTGATGCAATATTTTTGGTTCTTTCTAGTAAGAATTTATAAATTTCTAGAGCAGTTTCATCTCCAACAGTTTTTGCCAAACGTGTTTTTGCTTTTCCTAATTCAGGATTTCTAGTAAAGATTAATAATAGGTTTTTATTCATTTTTTTAAATTTTGTCATTCCGAAATGAGGAACGATTGAGGAATCTTTGGATTGAAAATAGATTTCTTCTATCGTTGAAATGATATTTGTGCTTTTTAATTGAGTTGGTTTTGAAAACCGCTACTGCTAACTGCAAACTAATTTTATTGATAAACTTTTTCCCCTTTTGTAAGCCATTTGCCCCATTCTTTATTAAAAGCGTGGACTTTTTCTGTCGTATTACCTAAGGTATCCATTACTTTAAAATTGTTGTTTTTCCACTCGAAAATTCCACCGTATAGATTAAAAACATTGGTGTAACCATTTTTAATCAATTTGTTAGCAACAATTTCAGAACGAATTCCAAGAGAGCAATACACTACAATTTTAGCATTTTTATCCGTTGGTAATTTCTCTAAAGTTTCATTAATATTAAAATCATCAAAACCAACAAGAATTGCGTTTTCTAAATGACTAACGTTATATTCTTGTTCTTCTCTAGCATCCAATAAAATAGCTTTTGTTGTCGTTAAAGTATCTACAGAAATGTATGGAACATTATTCTTGTTGAATTTATTCAGTAATTTATCTAGTTTCTTTTGTGCAGAAACGGTAGAAGATATCAGTAAAAAAAGGATGCATATTTTCTTCATTTAAGTTGATTTTTTTTAAAATTTTCACAAAATTAGATCAAACACTTTAAATTAATATTTAACTTTTATAATTGAATTCCGAATCCTTGTAAATCACTTTCTAAAGGTGGTAAAAATTCTGTAATAATAGTTCTAAAATATTCTTTGGGTAGTATACCGTTTTGCATTAATTTACTAGTTAATTTATAATTGTAATCTAACGTGTAAAGTTAAAGTTTTCTTTCGAATCATCTAAAATAGCATGCCAAACAAGTGGAGTTCCTTTATTTGCTGGAATAGCTATTATTTCAGGATTTAACCAAAGTTGTTCTTTTTCTGGTTGATAAAAAGGCAATCCGCAATAACCTACAACAATTACATTGCTATTTATAGCTTTAAAATTAGGTTGTTTTATTACCAAATCTATAGACTTCTAAATAAATATTGATTCATTAAAATAAGAAATATACACCACAGTTACTTGTTGTTTAGCGTATTTAAAACTTTCCGAAATAATAAAAGAGCTTGTTTCCAAGCTCTTTTGCTATTCTGTAATTTTACCGAATTCTCTTAAATCGGCTGCTTCATATAAGTTTTTAGACTTTAATTTATTTTTATTAAAAAATAAAAACACTATTTTTCGTTTAAAGTCCAATCATATTTTAGGTAACTAACTTTTGCTTTAGGGCTAATTTTAGTTGTAGAATATTTGTTTAAATATTCTATAACCGAACCTTTTTTAGTGAAATCTACTTTAAACCAATCGAAAATTGAAGAAATTTGAACTTTATTAGCCGAAATTTTATTTCTAGTTGTATCATTTATAAACTCCTTCATTAGTTTTTCTAAAGTTGCATCTACATTTTGTTCTGTAAAAGCTACATTACCTAATTTAGGACAAGAACCAGAAGCACAATTTACACCCACATGAACTCTCGAATCAAATAAGTTTTTACGTAAAATAGTATGTTCAATATCATCTAAAGTATATGTTTTTCCACCCACTTTTGCAAAAGGGATTTTCCAAGCAGTTTTTCCATCTTGTTTGATATCTGTAATGCTTTTTAGAGGATAATTTTCTAAAATAATTTTGATAGTATATGCGTTGTAAGCATTTATCCAAAATGCTCTTTGTTTGTTTTCTGACCAAGAACTTGCTGGTGTTATTTTTTCTAAATAAGAAAGGTAACTGTCTAATTTAGCTTCATCATTTTTTAATGATTTATAATCTACAACGCCGCTTTTAGTAACGTGTTTTTGTAATAAGCTGTTAAAAATTGAAGTTTGTGCATTTACTTGTGATAAAGTAAAAATAGCCACTAATGTTAAAAGTATTTTTTTCATTGTATGTAATTTCTATAGATATAGACGAAACCTTTTTAAGTTGATTACAAAAAAGACTTCGAAATTAGTTAAATTAAAGTTAAGTCAGTTTTTTTGTTGCTTTAAAAAGGGGTAAGTTAGTAAGTTGTGCTGTTATTTTTTAGTTTTAAAGGAAGTTTCTTAACAAGTTTGGCCCCGATTGAAGCGACTGTTTGAGCTCTTTTTGTTTTTACAAAAAAGCGAGTGCCTTTCGACTTCGCTCAAGATAAACTACAAGCGGGATTAGCTTCCAATAAAAATGATTATTTTTGCCACTAATTAAAAGAATAAATAGTTACAAAAATACATATTTTATGAAAGCATATATTTTTCCGGGTCAAGGAGCGCAATTTACAGGAATGGGATTGGATTTATACGAAAAGTCTGCATTAGCGCAAGAATACTTTGAAAAAGCAAACAAAATTTTAGGATTCTCGATTACAGATATTATGTTTGAAGGAACTGCTGAGCAATTAAAAGAAACGAAAGTTACGCAGCCAGCAATCTTTTTACATTCTGTAATTTTAGCGAAAGTTTTAGGAGATTCTTTTCAACCAGAAATGGTTGCAGGACACTCTTTAGGAGAATTATCTGCTTTGGTTGCAAACGGAGTTTTAACTTTTGAAGATGGTTTAAAATTAGTTTCTAAACGTGCTTTGGCAATGCAAAAAGCGTGTGAAGCTGCACCTTCTACAATGGCTGCTGTTTTAGGATTGGCAGATAATATTGTGGAAGAAACCTGTGCAGAAATTGATGGAGTAGTGGTTGCTGCAAATTACAATTGTCCTGGACAATTAGTTATTTCTGGTGAAATTGCTGCTGTTGAAAAAGCATGTGAAGTTTTAACTGAAAAAGGAGCAAGAAGAGCCTTGTTATTACCTGTTGGTGGTGCGTTTCACTCGCCAATGATGGAGCCTGCAAGAGCTGAATTAGCTGCTGCAATTGAGGCAACTGAATTTAGCAAGCCTACTTGTGCTATTTATCAGAATGTAGTTGCAAAAGCAGTTACAAGTCCAGATGAAATAAAAGAAAATTTAATTGCTCAATTAACGGCACCTGTAAAATGGACGCAATGTGTACAAGCAATGATTGCAGATGGTGGTACAGAATTTATAGAAGTTGGACCAGGTAAAGTATTACAGGGTTTAATGCGTAAAATTGATAGATCTGTTGCTGCTAGTGGTGCTGCGTTAGTAGAATAGATTTTAGTAAAGTACTCTTATAGAAAAAAACGAACTTGTGAGAGTTCGTTTTTTGGTTTTTTTTTTGGTTTCGTTAACGGTTTTGTGTATGATTAGTGGCGTGTTTAAGCACCTAATTTAGTAAATAAAAACCGAATAGAAAATCCGAGAGGATTTTCGTAAGTAGGCGAGAACTAGCCATTAATTATACACGGTGTTCTACGCAGTTTTTATTCAGCTATTCTTTTTTTCAAATCCATTCTTTCGTGTAATATTCTCGTAATCTCAACATAATTTTCGTTTAAAGTTCTATAGAATATTATATGTCGATTTGATTTTATTCCTAAAAGTTGCTTTGAAATTCCTTCATAATTCTTTCCTAAATCTGGATTTTCAGCAATTTCCTCACAATTTGAGATTAGTCCATCGTAATATTTATCGGCTTGTTTTTCCGACCAAACCTCAAATGTATATTCCCAAATTTTTGATAAATCCGTAACAGCTTTGTTCGTTAGTTTATATTCAGCCATTCGAGTGCTTTTTCGCCTTTAGAGATTCAAGATGCTTTTTCGGGTCAAAATCGTGCGCTATTCCGCTGTCTATTCCTTCTTGAATTGCTTTTTTCAATGCAATTACTTTACTTTCTTCTTCTTCTAAAAGTCTTAATCCTGCTCGTATTACTTCGCTAACGTTTTTAAATCTTCCCTCACTAATACTACTTTGCACGAATTGGTCAAAATAATTTCCGAGTGATATTGATGTGTTTTTGTTCATTTTGATACTATTTACATCAAATATACCAAAAATTGGTATGATTGCAAAATTTTTCTCAAATTGCGTAGAACTCTAATGATATGAAATCGTTTCAATGTTTTATATCAGAAGTTAATGAAGTTAGCTTTTTACAAGGATAGAAACAAACTAAATTAGTTTTTAATGTATTTTTTTAAGTTAAGTATTGTATAAAAAATATAAAAAAAAGTCCCAATTTCTAACTTGAAATTTGGACTTTTTAAATGAAAGTATTTAAGATTTAATTCTTGATTTTTTCTTGTGTTTTATTTAATAAAATAGGTTCTCCATAACCTAATTCTTTCATTCTACCCAATTGCGTTTCTGCATCACCAACAACTAACCAAATCATTTTATTAGGATTAACGTATTTGTTTGCTAATGCCGTAATTTGCTCTTTGGTCATGTTGTTAACCGTGTTTTCTTGGTCTTTTACATAATCTGCATTCCAGTTATAATCACTAATATTAGATAACATATTTAGTTTTGCTCTAGAAGTTTCAAAAGCTCTTGCGTTACTTTTAATTAAGAAACTTTTGGTAGTTTCTAAATCTTTATCAGAAAAAGTAGTTGGGTATTCTTCTAATATTTTCTTAACAGCTTGTGCAGATTCTAAGGTTACGTTAGATCTAACTCCGCTAGAAATAGTAAAAGTTCCTTTTGCTTTTGTTCCAGAAAAACCAGAACGAATTCCGTAGGTATATCCCTTTCCTTCTCTTAATTCTTGTGTTAAACGAGAAGCAAAACCACCACCACCAAGAATATAGTTCATAACAGAAGCAGCATAAAAATCTTTATCTGTTGCAGCTAAAGCTGGTGCGCCAAATTGTAAAACAGATTGTTTTGCGTTTGGTATATCGTAAAAATAAACAGCAGGCTTAGTTGGTGTATCTGGAGTTTTATATACTGGAATTGTAACTTCTTTTGCAGGCCAATTAGTATTTAAAGTAGCTAGAGAAGCCACTACTTTTTCTTTAGAAATATCGCCAACAATTAACATTTTTGCTACAGATGGAGAAATGTTGTTGTTGTAATATGCTTTTAAATCGTCAATTGTTATTTTTTCTACGGATGTTATACTACCTAAGATGTTTTTAGAACGAATGTTGTCTTTTCCGTAAATTAATTCATTGTAAGCATTTCTTGCTACAGAATTAGGACTTGCTTCTTGCTGACGTAAATTAGCAATTGTTGCTTTTTTTAGTAAATCGAATTCTTTTTCATCGAACCTTGGTTCTAACAAAATTTCTTGTGTTAATGCCAATGTTTTATCATAGTTTTTGGCTAAAGTTGTTCCGCTTAAAGTAATGTTTTCTACGTTTGAATACACGTAAATAGAAGCTCCTAGTTCTTGTATTGCTTCTTCTAATTCTTTTACCGTTTTATTTTTGGTTCCTTTATTTAATAAGTCTGCAGTTAAATTAGCGACACCTAATTTATCCATAGACTCTAATAATTGTCCGCCATCAATAGTAATATTAAAACGTACTAAAGGAACTTCTTCATTCTGTATTCCAAATATTTTTAGACCATTGTCTAAGCTACTTTTATATACTTCAGGTACTGCTAAAGAAGGTGTTTCTCCGTAAGGAGGTTCTACACTTCTATCAAAAGTAGAAGGTGTTTTCTCGTAAGTAGCAGCAATTTTAGGATCGAATTTTTCTTCGGCTCCTGTTACAATTTGTTCTTCAACCACATCTGCTAAAACAGCACCTGTTAAAGCTAAATCAATTGCATTTTTAGGAATAAAACTAGTAGCAACATAATTTTTGTTTTTAATGTATTTGTTATAAACACGTAGCACATCTTCTGTGGTTACCGCAAGGGTATTTTTAATGTCTTCAGTTACAAAACCAGGGTTTCCTGTATAGGTGTTGTAAGAAGCTAAATTTGTTCCTTTACCTAAAACACTCGATAAACTGCTGTAAAAACTAGTTTCTTGTCCTGCTTTAATCTTGTTTAAGTCTTTTTCTGAAATTCCTTCTGCTTCAAATTTTGCAAATGCTTTTACAATTCCATCTTTTACTGCGTCTAATTTGGTGTCATTAAAAGCTCTAACGATAAGTTGAGTTTCTCCTGCAACTTCAGAAAAATAATTATACATAGTTGTGTTTGATGTTAATTTTAATTCATCAACCAAAACCTGATTTAAAGGAGCCGATTTTCCATCAGTTAAATACTGAGTTAAGACTTCTAAAGCATAAGAATCTGTATGGTATTGCTCTACTGTTGGCCAAACCATTGTTAATTGCGGAACTCTAGCAAAATTATCTTCATAATATAAAGACTTAATTTCATCTACTTTTCCAGGTCTTTTTTCTAATGCAGGAATTTCTTCTGTTCCCTTAGGAATTTCATCAAAATATTTATGAACCCATTTTGTAGCTTGTTCAATATCTAAATCACCGGACAATACTAAAGTTGCATTGTTGGGTACGTACCATTTTTTAAAAAATGTCTTTACATCGTTTAAAGTAGCGTTTTGTAAATCTTCTAGAGAGCCAATTACTTGCCAATTATATGGGTGGTTACTTGGATATAGATTTTTACCAATTACATATTGATTATGTCCGTAAGGTCTGTTATCTATACTCTGTCTTTTTTCATTTTTAACAACTTGTTTTTCTTTTGCTAAAACAGGATCTGTAACGGTGTTTATAAACCAACCTAACTTATCTGCTTCTGCCCAAATCATTTTTTCTAAACCATCTTTTGGTACGGTTTGTAAATAATTTGTTCTATCTCTAGAAGTAGATCCGTTTGCACCAGAACCACCAATTCTTGCACTCATTTTATCTAAACCACCTTTTCCTAAATTTTCTGATTCTAAGAATAACAAGTGTTCAAATAAATGGGCAAAGCCGGTTCTACCTTCTACTTCTCTTGCAGAACCTACATGAACC
Proteins encoded in this region:
- a CDS encoding purine-nucleoside phosphorylase: MKQQQLQETIDFLKSNGITNPEIGIVLGTGLGKLVDEISIEKEISYSDIPNFPVATVEFHSGKLIYGELLGKKVVVMAGRFHLYEGYNAWEVTYGIRTMHGLGIKNLLVSNAAGAINLTYKKGDLMLINDHINLQGSSPLAFKGANNFGNIFADMLEPYSKEMNSKISAIAKEQNILLHEGVYTSVLGPQLETRAEYRMLQILETDAVGMSTVPEVIVAKQLNLPCAAISVLTDECDPKNLQPVDISEIIAVAGKAEPKMIALFKEVIKVL
- a CDS encoding M16 family metallopeptidase, with amino-acid sequence MKKILLAFLVTTTFLSCKETPKEKTPELSINYQKIELDNGLDVVFHVDKSDPVVAVELMVHVGSAREVEGRTGFAHLFEHLLFLESENLGKGGLDKMSARIGGSGANGSTSRDRTNYLQTVPKDGLEKMIWAEADKLGWFINTVTDPVLAKEKQVVKNEKRQSIDNRPYGHNQYVIGKNLYPSNHPYNWQVIGSLEDLQNATLNDVKTFFKKWYVPNNATLVLSGDLDIEQATKWVHKYFDEIPKGTEEIPALEKRPGKVDEIKSLYYEDNFARVPQLTMVWPTVEQYHTDSYALEVLTQYLTDGKSAPLNQVLVDELKLTSNTTMYNYFSEVAGETQLIVRAFNDTKLDAVKDGIVKAFAKFEAEGISEKDLNKIKAGQETSFYSSLSSVLGKGTNLASYNTYTGNPGFVTEDIKNTLAVTTEDVLRVYNKYIKNKNYVATSFIPKNAIDLALTGAVLADVVEEQIVTGAEEKFDPKIAATYEKTPSTFDRSVEPPYGETPSLAVPEVYKSSLDNGLKIFGIQNEEVPLVRFNITIDGGQLLESMDKLGVANLTADLLNKGTKNKTVKELEEAIQELGASIYVYSNVENITLSGTTLAKNYDKTLALTQEILLEPRFDEKEFDLLKKATIANLRQQEASPNSVARNAYNELIYGKDNIRSKNILGSITSVEKITIDDLKAYYNNNISPSVAKMLIVGDISKEKVVASLATLNTNWPAKEVTIPVYKTPDTPTKPAVYFYDIPNAKQSVLQFGAPALAATDKDFYAASVMNYILGGGGFASRLTQELREGKGYTYGIRSGFSGTKAKGTFTISSGVRSNVTLESAQAVKKILEEYPTTFSDKDLETTKSFLIKSNARAFETSRAKLNMLSNISDYNWNADYVKDQENTVNNMTKEQITALANKYVNPNKMIWLVVGDAETQLGRMKELGYGEPILLNKTQEKIKN
- a CDS encoding DUF547 domain-containing protein, producing MKKILLTLVAIFTLSQVNAQTSIFNSLLQKHVTKSGVVDYKSLKNDEAKLDSYLSYLEKITPASSWSENKQRAFWINAYNAYTIKIILENYPLKSITDIKQDGKTAWKIPFAKVGGKTYTLDDIEHTILRKNLFDSRVHVGVNCASGSCPKLGNVAFTEQNVDATLEKLMKEFINDTTRNKISANKVQISSIFDWFKVDFTKKGSVIEYLNKYSTTKISPKAKVSYLKYDWTLNEK
- a CDS encoding type II toxin-antitoxin system RelE/ParE family toxin, which codes for MAEYKLTNKAVTDLSKIWEYTFEVWSEKQADKYYDGLISNCEEIAENPDLGKNYEGISKQLLGIKSNRHIIFYRTLNENYVEITRILHERMDLKKRIAE
- a CDS encoding rhodanese-like domain-containing protein; its protein translation is MKKICILFLLISSTVSAQKKLDKLLNKFNKNNVPYISVDTLTTTKAILLDAREEQEYNVSHLENAILVGFDDFNINETLEKLPTDKNAKIVVYCSLGIRSEIVANKLIKNGYTNVFNLYGGIFEWKNNNFKVMDTLGNTTEKVHAFNKEWGKWLTKGEKVYQ
- a CDS encoding type II toxin-antitoxin system ParD family antitoxin, with the protein product MNKNTSISLGNYFDQFVQSSISEGRFKNVSEVIRAGLRLLEEEESKVIALKKAIQEGIDSGIAHDFDPKKHLESLKAKKHSNG
- the fabD gene encoding ACP S-malonyltransferase, which produces MKAYIFPGQGAQFTGMGLDLYEKSALAQEYFEKANKILGFSITDIMFEGTAEQLKETKVTQPAIFLHSVILAKVLGDSFQPEMVAGHSLGELSALVANGVLTFEDGLKLVSKRALAMQKACEAAPSTMAAVLGLADNIVEETCAEIDGVVVAANYNCPGQLVISGEIAAVEKACEVLTEKGARRALLLPVGGAFHSPMMEPARAELAAAIEATEFSKPTCAIYQNVVAKAVTSPDEIKENLIAQLTAPVKWTQCVQAMIADGGTEFIEVGPGKVLQGLMRKIDRSVAASGAALVE
- a CDS encoding glycoside hydrolase family 30 protein, translating into MKNIILNIFSLLLIGLSANSQTKVYYVSLKKDVKIPALPIKEYKGEKKQTLGEKIAVYPDIEFQEITGIGGAFNEIGGLALMSLPEESRENVMSNLFSKDQAQFSFCRTAIGASDFGTNAYSYAEVPNDYAMEHFSIKREEKSVIPYIKLAQKYNPNLKLFASPWSPPGWMKYSGLMDQGKENAAENKLKDDPEIYKAYASYFSKYVSAYKKEGIDVHKILIQNETDISTKYPSCVMHPEQMYKFVASYLRPEFDDKNIKTEIWAGTFRTYGALDALEFANKDAFLNAVDGIGIQYTNTKFISDMNLLVNNKPTMHTEGVCYNGKNTVEQAFKRLGEVA
- a CDS encoding TIGR04282 family arsenosugar biosynthesis glycosyltransferase; the protein is MNKNLLLIFTRNPELGKAKTRLAKTVGDETALEIYKFLLERTKNIASEVTSDKAVYYSVKIRENDIWNENVFQKHQQVGEDLGIRMLNAFKNGFDAGYEKVMIIGSDLYDLSSENIEKAFTALDKNDVVIGPAIDGGYYLLGMNSFQENIFKNKDWGTDSVRKDTLADLEDKKVFLLTELNDVDVFEDIGHHPAFQQFLR